The Anguilla rostrata isolate EN2019 chromosome 1, ASM1855537v3, whole genome shotgun sequence nucleotide sequence TGGGCCCCTTCACTCGTCCAGGCCctcgtcgtcgtcctcctcctccggcggCCGGGCGTCCACCTCGCTGGTGTCGGAGAACTCGTGCAGCAGCACGTACTCGCGGCTGCTGAAGCCGAACTTGAGCACGTCCTTCTCCTTGAGCTCGTAGTAGCGCTGCGACTCGATGCGGCTGTTGTTCAGGTAGGTCCCGTTGCCCGAGCCCAGGTCGATGATGTAAGGCCTCACCCTCCGGCCCGTGGTGCCGTCCGCGCGCGTGAACGGCACCAGCCTGGAGAAACAGAGGATCGGCGAATGCGCCAGTAATGCgtattaacactgcacactagCATCTGAGTtacaggcggccattttggcatCCTACGCTCACTGCACAGGAACTCAAGTCCACAGGGCTCAGTCTACTATTCAATAAAGCTGATCAATCACTGTAAAATAGCAGGGGGTGAGTAGTCTTAATGTAGGCATGCACACTTCATTCTTTATCTCAATTTATTGAGAATAAACAAATGTAGAGTAGGGGATTCATTCGTTCTGTCTGGTGCAATTTAAATCCTAAATTGaaaattctacattttttacacttttCAGGATATTGGAATGTGTGTTGTGATTTTGTCTTCTGCGCTGGACTGTGCTAGACTGTGCTGGACTGTGCTGAACTGCGTAGGGGCCTGTGCTGGACTGTGCTAGACTGTGCTGAACCGTGTTGGGCTGGCCTGCGCTGCGCTGGGCCCCGTGCTGAAAGGCTCTGGCGGCGCTCACCGGTACTGGAAGACGGCGTGCTGCTTGGAGCAGGACGGGTGGTCGATGGGAATGTCGGCGATCTTGCGCTGGCGGCCCAGCAGGTAGGCGCTCTGCCGGTGGATGTACATGACGGGCAGCGGCTCGTCGTTCTTAAAGGGGTACAGCCGCCAGCGCCGCTTGGGGATGCGCGCCTCGGGGGGCTCGTTGTACTTGATCACCACCCCGCGGAACGTGTTGGTGTCCTCCACCAGCGCCCCCGACAGCTCGAAGTTGGGCTTCTCCTTCTCGGCGGGGGGGTCGCCGTCGCCGTCCTCCGCGCCGCCGCCGAAGGCGGGGAGCTCTCCGCTCTGGCCGTCGGCCTCCAGGCGGCGCCGGTTGTCCCGCCGCCGGTCGTCGTGGCGATCCCGCtcggcctgctgctgctgaaacgCCTGCGTGTCGCGCTCCCTctgcctggccccgcccccgcccccacgctcCCGGTGTCCCGACCGCGGCCGCTCCTCTTCCTGACCCCCCCGCCGATCGTCCGCCGTGTCCCAGCGGTCGCGCCGCCGCCTCTCCTCGTCACCACGGTGATCGTCCCGctcctggggtggggggagagaagaggaggggtcACCACCATTTAATACATGACCCGTTTTACGTGTGTCACTTCAACTGCTTGCTAAATGTGCTTGTATTGTAATTACCGTTTATCTCATgtacttatttttttgtacccGTTGTGTTTAGCTTGACTCAAAGCCATCCTTCATCATGTCTGAGGCAAGTACTCTGGAATATTCAGGCATCATGCTGGACGCCTCTATAGTCTCGTTTTGGTCCGGCCCAGCCATAGACCATAGAATATAGAAGTCTACAACAAGGTGGTACAGGACAGGATACAACAGTGCCACCGCACATGGGCTCTCCATATGGGTCTGTTTACAGCAGTGTCACAGATACGAATACTGTAGAGATCAAGTCAGTCTGGCCGGGTAAGTGCTGAAGCCAAGAAGCCTTGCCTTTCGGTGAAGTGTAATACATAATATGCGGCGTTCTGGCGTGGAAGACCAGGGCGATACGCCAGGAAAGTAAGCCCTTATCCCCGTTAAATTTCCCTAGCTTGCCACAAAACTTGATATGCGGTTATAACATCACTCAGACTTATGATTTAAGATACGGGCGACTCTAGAGAGAAAGACATGGGTAATATGTACAGAGTAATAGATGTTTATGTTGACCTCTGGATATAAGCTACAGCATAATTTATCGCCAATATCAGACTTCTGAGTATTTATTGAAAAGCGCGCATGccataataacaaatcaataaCGTTAGGTACCACATTTCCCATTTgttatttcagtaaaatattagGTTACCCGCTTTATTTTAACGTCGTTATCCGGGAGGGGACTTCGGTTTCTCTTCCTCCTGGGTGACCTACTGTCCCGTCTTGCTGGCGATCTGTCTCTTCTTCTAGCAGGCGACCTATTCAACACAACATATCAAATCGTTTCTGTTTAGTGTAACTACTAATTGTCCAATTTTCAGTCAACGTTGCGACAAAAGCTAAACAGCGGCTAATGTTAGTCACTTTCCGTCAGAATAACAGCTAGAAGGATGAAAGTTGGAAGCGTCTGTTGATAGTGGTAGCTAACTGCTGCAATACCACTCAGCTACCACATCAGTTAGTTAAGCAGCATCCAGCTTACGGCAAAGTAGCTAAATAAAGCTAACCATAGTCACAATTGACACGAACGTTACCAAGCTACGCTAAAAAGATCCGTGTGAAAAATTGATCACAGGGCTGTATGTCCGATAAACAATCAATCGCTTTCCtgttaaaaatcaatttcaccCACCTGTCTGCTCGTCTCCTCGGCGGCGGAGGGCTAGAGCTACTCCCGTTAGACCCCGAACTCGAGCGCCGGGATCTCTGCGGCCTGTCCGGACTAAGTTGCTCTTCTTtgattttcatctttttttcccgGGCTGGAGGAGGGGAATCGAGCCTTCTGtgtcttctctccttctccattaTCCCAAAGTATCAACCggtttttctttgttgctttCGAAATAAAGTTCataacatgaaaatgttttaagaagGGTAAATAATTACCTCACATTGCTACCAATTTCACACACCGGTTTACATGTCCCCGTAATGCATTCCGTTTCCGGTTAGATCGTTGTATAATCGACTCGGCTAAATCTTACGCATAGACTTTATTGGTTCCGCTTAAAGTTAATCGCATTTgcgttatatatattttttataccaGTTTTTACCAGTCTTAACTAGCTGAGAATTTATTTGTAGCAGTGCTTGTTATTTCAAAttagtttccatttttttatggTGTTTTGTCAAGCTTATTTTAGATGAATTCGGTTAGCTAGCGCTTTCTTGTTTTTCTAACAGACTTATTAGTCTATATTAGTCTAGTTATGTTAGACTGAATCTAGGGAAGGTTGCTAACGTTTGATGacggt carries:
- the snip1 gene encoding smad nuclear-interacting protein 1; this encodes MEKERRHRRLDSPPPAREKKMKIKEEQLSPDRPQRSRRSSSGSNGSSSSPPPPRRRADRSPARRRDRSPARRDSRSPRRKRNRSPLPDNDVKIKRERDDHRGDEERRRRDRWDTADDRRGGQEEERPRSGHRERGGGGGARQRERDTQAFQQQQAERDRHDDRRRDNRRRLEADGQSGELPAFGGGAEDGDGDPPAEKEKPNFELSGALVEDTNTFRGVVIKYNEPPEARIPKRRWRLYPFKNDEPLPVMYIHRQSAYLLGRQRKIADIPIDHPSCSKQHAVFQYRLVPFTRADGTTGRRVRPYIIDLGSGNGTYLNNSRIESQRYYELKEKDVLKFGFSSREYVLLHEFSDTSEVDARPPEEEDDDEGLDE